In one window of Parafrankia discariae DNA:
- a CDS encoding phytanoyl-CoA dioxygenase family protein, with protein sequence MSTVLLDSALSDDERRAKLYAGELFVYSPRPSTTAFVEFTRELIRDAFGDLDPETAQHHMPVEEYAALLAELKPRFIHHPTCKELLPAMLAELGCDISKTYFDVPRLRTSTSDDYLTSGIAYAFHPHRDTWYSAPFCQLNWWMPIFDIVPENGLAFHPRYFTQGVRNSSRTYNYYEWNKTNRASAAKHIKTDTRVQPKPEEEVEIFPQTRVVAPPGGMLVFSGNQLHSSVPNTSGRTRFSIDFRTVHYDDVVNHVGSVNVDSECTGTTMRDYLRGTDLARIPEDICLSYDTAPPLPDAILVYEPQTTA encoded by the coding sequence ATGAGCACGGTGCTGCTCGACTCAGCGCTGTCCGATGACGAAAGGCGCGCCAAGCTGTACGCGGGCGAGCTGTTCGTCTACTCGCCGCGACCCAGCACCACCGCGTTCGTCGAGTTCACCCGCGAGCTGATCCGGGACGCCTTCGGCGACCTGGACCCCGAGACGGCGCAGCACCACATGCCCGTCGAGGAGTACGCCGCCCTGCTCGCCGAGCTGAAGCCGCGGTTCATCCACCACCCGACCTGCAAGGAACTCCTGCCGGCGATGCTCGCCGAGCTGGGCTGCGACATCAGCAAGACCTACTTCGACGTCCCGCGGCTGCGGACGTCCACCAGCGACGACTACCTCACCTCGGGTATCGCCTACGCCTTCCACCCGCACCGCGACACCTGGTACTCGGCGCCGTTCTGCCAGCTCAACTGGTGGATGCCGATCTTCGACATCGTCCCGGAGAACGGGCTGGCCTTCCATCCCCGCTATTTCACGCAGGGGGTCAGGAACAGCTCGCGCACCTACAACTACTACGAGTGGAACAAGACGAACCGCGCGTCGGCCGCCAAGCACATCAAGACCGACACCCGCGTGCAGCCGAAGCCCGAGGAGGAGGTCGAGATCTTCCCGCAGACGCGGGTCGTCGCGCCCCCCGGCGGCATGCTGGTCTTCTCGGGTAACCAGCTCCACTCCTCGGTGCCGAACACCTCCGGCCGCACCCGGTTCAGCATCGACTTCCGCACCGTGCACTACGACGACGTCGTGAACCACGTGGGCTCGGTGAACGTCGACTCCGAGTGCACCGGCACGACGATGCGCGACTACCTGCGCGGCACCGACCTCGCCCGCATCCCCGAGGACATCTGCCTCAGCTACGACACCGCTCCCCCGCTGCCGGACGCGATCCTCGTCTACGAGCCCCAGACCACCGCGTGA
- a CDS encoding MerR family transcriptional regulator yields MSTTRRRDVHQIGDVAARVGLSLRTVRYYEEAGLLMPVGRTVGGFRLYDDDAVDRLFLIRKMKPLGFTLEEMRSLLVLRDELERADLPAERRAELQARLATWVALAEEKLITLREQVQVAEAFVGGLHDDAGRSGSA; encoded by the coding sequence TTGTCCACCACGCGACGCCGTGACGTCCACCAGATCGGGGATGTCGCCGCGCGAGTCGGGCTGTCCCTGCGCACGGTTCGGTACTACGAGGAAGCCGGGCTCCTGATGCCGGTCGGTCGAACGGTGGGCGGCTTCCGCCTCTACGACGACGACGCGGTCGACCGGCTCTTCCTGATCAGGAAGATGAAGCCGCTCGGTTTCACTCTGGAGGAGATGCGCTCCCTGCTCGTGCTGCGCGACGAGCTCGAGCGGGCGGACCTGCCCGCCGAGCGCCGCGCCGAGCTCCAGGCCCGGCTGGCGACCTGGGTCGCCCTCGCCGAGGAGAAGCTGATCACGCTGCGCGAGCAGGTGCAGGTGGCCGAGGCGTTCGTCGGTGGACTCCACGACGACGCCGGCCGCTCCGGCTCCGCCTGA
- a CDS encoding SDR family oxidoreductase: MTTADGEPTRPPAGREAAGPRPLAGRVAVVTGASSGIGRAVAARLAADGATVLALGRDQARLDALAKEAGAASPTDAASGAGALVPVRLDLADTAAVDRFAADTVSRYGRVHLLVHSAGGYLTSRVEDASVDDFDAQYAANVRGPFVLTQRLLPALRAAAAGRAPEAADVSGAADVSGPAGAAEEPGADVIVMNSSQGVRAGAGTSQFAATQHAMRAVADSLRQEINADGIRVVTLHLGRTATPRQETIFLHEGRPYRPELLIQADDVADLVTYLTRLPRTAEITELHLRPAKKSY, translated from the coding sequence GTGACGACCGCCGACGGGGAACCGACCCGGCCGCCGGCCGGCCGGGAGGCCGCGGGCCCACGCCCGCTGGCGGGCCGGGTCGCGGTGGTCACGGGCGCGTCGAGCGGCATCGGTCGCGCCGTCGCCGCGCGTCTGGCCGCCGACGGCGCCACCGTGCTGGCCCTCGGCCGCGACCAGGCCCGCCTGGACGCCCTGGCCAAGGAGGCGGGCGCGGCCAGTCCGACCGACGCGGCCTCCGGGGCCGGGGCGCTCGTGCCGGTGCGCCTCGACCTGGCCGACACCGCCGCGGTGGACCGGTTCGCCGCGGACACCGTCAGCCGGTACGGCCGGGTGCACCTGCTCGTCCACAGCGCGGGGGGCTACCTCACCTCCCGGGTCGAGGACGCCTCCGTCGACGACTTCGACGCCCAGTACGCCGCGAACGTCCGCGGCCCGTTCGTGCTCACCCAGCGCCTGCTGCCCGCCCTGCGCGCGGCGGCCGCGGGCCGCGCGCCCGAGGCGGCTGACGTGTCAGGCGCGGCTGACGTGTCAGGCCCGGCGGGCGCGGCGGAGGAGCCGGGCGCCGACGTGATCGTCATGAACTCGTCGCAGGGGGTCCGGGCGGGCGCGGGCACCAGCCAGTTCGCGGCCACCCAGCACGCGATGCGGGCGGTCGCGGACAGCCTGCGTCAGGAGATCAACGCCGACGGCATCCGGGTGGTGACCCTCCACCTCGGCCGGACGGCGACGCCCCGCCAGGAGACCATCTTCCTGCACGAGGGCCGGCCCTACCGGCCCGAACTGCTGATCCAGGCCGACGACGTGGCGGACCTGGTCACCTACCTGACCCGGCTCCCCCGCACCGCCGAGATCACCGAACTGCACCTGCGCCCCGCCAAGAAGAGCTACTGA
- a CDS encoding glycoside hydrolase family 26 protein: protein MPGSGSEGRRGPGSKWAAGPAGGQPRRRRRVLLLGGIGAAMAVVLLAVGIVVLTGGEDEPPTTHPTTGGVSWVSGANANPPNDLAGWEEWIGRPTDIAMVFTARTNWQTITQADWPMSDFRPETYPGKLSVAQPLFPQSGNEAACARGDYDSHWRDFGTTMVRNERPDAIVRLGWEFNGDWFWWHPRDTVTWKTCFRRAVTAMRSTDPQVKIDWNMTAHRDTMVNGDNVWDAYPGDDVVDIISIDAYDSYPASPTQKIFNSQCHRASGACSVAAAARERGKQFAVPEWGLVRSTGGGGDNPFYVEKMYELFVANRDILAYEGYYSASPAESDNVGSSLHNPTANPDSAARYLELFGPRVSAAQAGAGISTPAGAAPLAGDPGSS from the coding sequence GTGCCTGGTTCGGGGAGCGAGGGCCGTCGCGGCCCGGGCTCCAAGTGGGCGGCGGGTCCCGCCGGCGGCCAGCCGCGGCGCCGGCGCCGCGTCCTGCTGCTGGGGGGTATCGGCGCGGCGATGGCCGTGGTTCTGCTGGCCGTCGGGATCGTCGTACTGACCGGTGGGGAGGACGAGCCCCCGACCACACATCCGACGACCGGTGGCGTGAGCTGGGTCTCCGGCGCGAACGCCAACCCGCCGAACGACCTCGCCGGCTGGGAGGAGTGGATCGGCCGGCCCACCGACATCGCGATGGTCTTCACGGCCCGGACGAACTGGCAGACCATCACCCAGGCCGACTGGCCGATGTCCGACTTCCGCCCCGAGACCTACCCGGGCAAGCTCTCCGTCGCCCAGCCGCTGTTCCCGCAGAGCGGCAACGAGGCGGCGTGCGCCCGCGGGGACTACGACAGCCACTGGCGCGACTTCGGCACCACGATGGTCCGCAACGAACGGCCGGACGCGATCGTCCGCCTCGGCTGGGAGTTCAACGGCGACTGGTTCTGGTGGCACCCGCGCGACACCGTGACCTGGAAGACCTGCTTCCGGCGGGCGGTCACCGCGATGCGGTCGACCGACCCGCAGGTGAAGATCGACTGGAACATGACCGCGCACCGGGACACCATGGTCAACGGCGACAACGTCTGGGACGCCTATCCCGGCGACGACGTCGTCGACATCATCAGCATCGACGCCTACGACTCCTACCCGGCGTCGCCCACGCAGAAGATCTTCAACAGCCAGTGCCACCGGGCGTCCGGCGCGTGCTCGGTGGCGGCGGCCGCCCGGGAGCGCGGCAAGCAGTTCGCCGTCCCCGAGTGGGGCCTGGTCCGCTCCACGGGCGGTGGCGGTGACAACCCCTTCTACGTGGAGAAGATGTACGAGCTGTTCGTCGCCAACCGCGACATCCTGGCCTACGAGGGCTACTACAGCGCCTCGCCGGCCGAGTCGGACAACGTCGGCTCGTCGCTGCACAACCCGACCGCGAACCCGGACAGCGCCGCGCGGTACCTCGAGCTGTTCGGGCCGCGGGTGAGCGCCGCCCAGGCCGGCGCCGGGATCTCGACCCCGGCCGGAGCCGCCCCGCTGGCCGGCGACCCCGGCTCCTCCTGA
- a CDS encoding glycosyl hydrolase gives MPPDEWQGHDFGRPDVTRAGRGDEPTGEWVVDDGPAGTRSASDWSIGVYRRGDDVPPPDRAPRPPFDPEMLSSRRRPARRRSPAPPIAPYPEGPAYSGSAARGESGARWPDDHGPGDRGRNSDGAHRDRDSRWDVPGWDTPGPDRPEAPERHEAPERPGQRQPERRQPEPRQPEPRQPEPRQPEPRQPEPRQPEPRQPEPRRSEPRRSGPGWPVDGGGGDSAPGYDGSGHERDRGRHRGSDGRPDAVGSWDGPAAGAGEPARPAPWAAPPSRVPPPPPPELPPSESPPSARPSGDLATRHFQRRDFDSESRPGGTGSTGPGGARADETVILPPARPKQSTRDRGDHDQRSRQPGRDRRSSERSPERTRRRDGPRGWTPEEGTAVRKRSARPVAGSERAERSDERPARSPRPGGQSQRQHRGQEPPEQSRQRRSAADRNRPENNRPENNRPEGSRPERGRSERGRPERGRSERSQPGSAGGHLTGVLPIADPVSDGHGSARSARPAPAADASLPHRVTDWIIEHWGAKPGRHPYLPVGLVALAAVLALVAWMLGPAQNSPANVAAGPVTPTPSAAPSPAAVPPPAPASAEAAAGSGAAAPPPGPATRVARAATAGSFPSGVAAHTVAEATAWAQFRGRPVDVVVTYTDRNSWDAIVNPWIGRSASTFSNFAGTLVISVPLFPDSGPELGNLADCAAGDYNAKWRQFGRWLVSEGRGDSFVRLGWEFNGDWFVWRASTSPTAYVQCFRNASASIKQTSPKVRIDWNINAHGPHSAFAVYPGDPYVDVIGIDSYDQYPPSPTLAAFDAQCNATEGLCQVISFARLHGKLFSVPEWGVVSQQNTKAGAVGQSGGDNPLYIERMFNIFESNATILAYEAYFSDDVPGNVHSSLLNPNRHPRSADTYKRLW, from the coding sequence ATGCCGCCTGACGAGTGGCAGGGCCACGACTTCGGCCGCCCTGACGTGACCCGCGCCGGCCGTGGCGACGAGCCGACCGGCGAATGGGTCGTCGACGACGGCCCCGCGGGCACCCGGTCGGCGTCCGACTGGTCGATCGGGGTCTACCGGCGCGGCGACGACGTTCCACCCCCTGACCGGGCTCCCCGCCCGCCTTTCGACCCCGAGATGCTCTCCTCCCGGCGCCGGCCGGCGCGGCGTCGTTCGCCGGCCCCGCCGATCGCCCCGTATCCGGAGGGCCCGGCCTACTCGGGATCCGCCGCGCGCGGCGAGTCCGGAGCGCGGTGGCCCGATGACCACGGGCCCGGCGATCGCGGACGGAACTCGGACGGGGCGCACCGCGACCGCGACTCCAGATGGGACGTCCCCGGGTGGGACACCCCTGGACCCGACCGCCCCGAGGCACCGGAACGGCACGAGGCACCGGAACGGCCCGGACAGCGTCAGCCTGAGCGACGTCAGCCCGAGCCGCGTCAGCCCGAGCCGCGTCAGCCCGAGCCGCGTCAGCCCGAGCCGCGTCAGCCCGAGCCGCGTCAGCCCGAGCCGCGTCAGCCCGAGCCGCGTCGGTCCGAGCCGCGTCGGTCCGGACCCGGCTGGCCCGTGGACGGCGGCGGTGGTGATTCCGCGCCGGGGTACGACGGGTCCGGTCACGAGCGCGACCGCGGCCGGCACCGCGGCTCGGACGGGCGTCCCGACGCGGTGGGGTCCTGGGACGGGCCGGCGGCCGGGGCCGGCGAGCCCGCCCGCCCCGCCCCGTGGGCGGCACCGCCCTCGCGGGTGCCTCCGCCTCCGCCGCCGGAGTTGCCACCGTCGGAGTCGCCGCCCTCGGCGCGGCCATCCGGTGATCTCGCAACCCGGCATTTCCAGCGGCGGGACTTCGACAGCGAGTCCCGGCCCGGCGGGACGGGTTCCACCGGGCCGGGTGGGGCACGCGCCGACGAGACGGTCATCCTGCCGCCGGCCCGCCCAAAGCAGAGCACGCGCGACCGCGGGGACCACGACCAGCGGAGCCGCCAGCCCGGCCGTGACCGGCGGTCCTCGGAGCGGAGCCCGGAGCGGACCCGCCGCCGGGACGGCCCGCGTGGGTGGACGCCCGAGGAGGGCACCGCCGTGCGGAAACGCTCCGCGCGGCCGGTGGCCGGGTCCGAGCGCGCCGAGCGGTCGGACGAACGCCCGGCGCGCTCCCCGCGGCCGGGTGGCCAGTCGCAGCGGCAGCACCGTGGGCAGGAACCTCCGGAGCAGTCGCGGCAGCGGCGTTCGGCCGCCGACCGCAACCGGCCCGAGAACAACCGGCCCGAGAACAACCGGCCCGAGGGCAGCCGGCCCGAGCGTGGCCGCTCCGAGCGTGGCCGGCCCGAGCGTGGCCGTTCCGAGCGTTCGCAACCCGGGTCCGCCGGCGGCCACCTCACCGGGGTGCTGCCCATCGCCGACCCCGTCAGCGACGGGCACGGTTCCGCGCGGTCCGCCCGGCCGGCGCCGGCGGCCGACGCCTCGCTGCCGCACCGGGTCACTGACTGGATCATCGAGCACTGGGGTGCGAAGCCCGGGCGGCACCCGTACCTGCCGGTGGGCCTGGTCGCCCTGGCCGCGGTGCTGGCCCTGGTCGCCTGGATGCTCGGGCCGGCCCAGAACAGCCCGGCGAACGTGGCCGCGGGCCCGGTCACGCCGACCCCGTCCGCCGCGCCCTCGCCGGCCGCTGTGCCGCCGCCGGCACCCGCCTCGGCCGAGGCGGCGGCCGGGTCCGGCGCGGCCGCCCCGCCACCGGGGCCGGCGACCCGGGTGGCGCGGGCGGCGACCGCGGGGAGTTTCCCCAGCGGGGTGGCCGCGCACACGGTGGCCGAGGCCACGGCCTGGGCACAGTTCCGTGGCCGGCCGGTGGACGTGGTGGTCACCTACACCGACCGCAACAGCTGGGACGCGATCGTGAACCCCTGGATCGGTCGCAGCGCGTCGACGTTCTCCAACTTCGCCGGAACCCTGGTAATCAGTGTTCCGCTTTTCCCTGACTCGGGCCCGGAGCTGGGGAATCTCGCCGACTGCGCCGCCGGCGACTACAACGCGAAATGGCGCCAGTTCGGCCGGTGGCTGGTGAGCGAGGGCCGCGGGGACTCGTTCGTCCGCCTCGGCTGGGAGTTCAACGGCGACTGGTTCGTCTGGCGGGCCTCGACGAGCCCGACGGCCTACGTGCAGTGTTTCCGTAACGCCTCGGCGTCGATCAAGCAGACGAGCCCGAAGGTCCGCATCGACTGGAACATCAACGCCCACGGGCCGCACAGTGCCTTCGCCGTCTACCCGGGCGACCCGTACGTCGACGTCATCGGCATCGACAGCTACGACCAGTACCCGCCGAGCCCGACCCTCGCCGCCTTCGACGCCCAGTGCAACGCCACCGAGGGGCTGTGCCAGGTGATCAGTTTCGCCCGCCTGCACGGCAAGCTGTTCTCGGTACCGGAGTGGGGTGTGGTCAGCCAGCAGAACACCAAGGCCGGCGCCGTCGGCCAGTCGGGCGGCGACAACCCGCTCTACATCGAGCGGATGTTCAACATCTTCGAGAGCAACGCGACCATTCTCGCCTACGAGGCGTATTTCAGCGACGACGTTCCGGGGAACGTCCACTCGTCGCTGCTCAACCCCAACCGGCACCCACGCTCGGCGGACACCTACAAACGGCTCTGGTGA
- a CDS encoding IspD/TarI family cytidylyltransferase has translation MSSTESALPAQSAPGGPAWTIVLAAGGGTRFGGPKQFSDLGGLPLVAHPVRAAAAACDGVVVVLPAPLLDRWTPPDGVRAVAGGATRAESVRAGLAAVPAEAGVIVVTDAAHPLATAALYRSVVAAVRAGADGAVPGLPLTEVVKEVLANGPDLVTGVSLARETHRLVQTPHAFRAGALRAAHAGAVEAVEDSAMVADAGGRVVVLPGEPANIHVTTPEELEIARLLLIHVQSEGEPDEHGAARLSAVR, from the coding sequence GTGAGTTCGACGGAATCAGCTCTGCCCGCCCAATCGGCTCCCGGCGGGCCGGCCTGGACGATCGTGCTGGCGGCCGGCGGCGGCACCCGGTTCGGCGGACCCAAGCAGTTCTCCGACCTGGGCGGGCTCCCACTCGTGGCGCATCCCGTCCGGGCGGCCGCGGCCGCCTGCGACGGGGTCGTCGTGGTGCTCCCCGCGCCCCTGCTCGACCGGTGGACCCCGCCGGACGGCGTGCGCGCCGTCGCGGGCGGCGCCACCCGCGCCGAGTCCGTCCGGGCCGGGCTGGCCGCCGTCCCGGCCGAGGCCGGGGTGATCGTGGTGACCGACGCCGCGCACCCGCTGGCCACCGCCGCGCTGTACCGCTCGGTCGTCGCGGCGGTCCGCGCGGGCGCGGACGGCGCGGTGCCCGGCCTGCCGCTCACCGAGGTCGTCAAGGAGGTTCTGGCCAACGGCCCGGACCTGGTCACCGGGGTCTCGCTGGCGCGCGAGACCCACCGGCTGGTGCAGACCCCGCACGCGTTCCGGGCCGGCGCCCTGCGCGCGGCGCACGCCGGCGCGGTCGAGGCCGTCGAGGACTCCGCCATGGTCGCCGACGCCGGCGGACGGGTGGTCGTGCTCCCGGGCGAGCCGGCCAACATCCACGTCACGACGCCGGAAGAGCTCGAGATCGCCCGGCTGCTTCTCATCCACGTCCAGAGCGAGGGGGAACCCGATGAGCACGGTGCTGCTCGACTCAGCGCTGTCCGATGA
- a CDS encoding sugar phosphate nucleotidyltransferase, translating to MTTETTRALSTDAASVDPRDIPVVILCGGMGTRLREASEKLPKPLVDIGGKPVLWHIMKTYEHYGFRKFVLCLGYKSDLIKNYFLAYREQVADFTLRLADDHTPHFHNTAGDEDWEVTFAETGLLTGTGARLRRVAQYLTGPRFMITYGDGVGAIDVADVLADHVRSGRIGTVTGVRPSSRYGELVTEGNAVTQFAEKPPATGWVSGGYFVFEREFVDKYLDDDPSTMLERHPLQQLARDNQLTLHTHEGFWMGMDTFRDWTELNQLWDAGSAPWRVWAD from the coding sequence TTGACCACCGAGACAACCCGAGCTCTCTCGACGGATGCCGCGAGCGTCGACCCGCGCGACATTCCGGTCGTCATCCTCTGCGGCGGCATGGGAACCCGGCTGCGCGAGGCCAGCGAGAAGCTCCCCAAGCCCCTGGTCGACATCGGCGGCAAGCCGGTGCTGTGGCACATCATGAAGACGTACGAACACTACGGCTTCCGCAAGTTCGTGCTGTGCCTCGGCTACAAGAGCGACCTGATCAAAAACTACTTCCTGGCCTACCGCGAGCAGGTCGCCGACTTCACGCTCAGGCTGGCCGACGACCACACCCCGCACTTCCACAACACCGCCGGCGACGAGGACTGGGAGGTCACGTTCGCCGAGACGGGGCTGCTCACCGGGACGGGCGCCCGCCTGCGCCGGGTGGCCCAGTACCTCACCGGCCCACGCTTCATGATCACCTATGGTGACGGGGTCGGCGCCATCGACGTGGCCGACGTCCTCGCAGACCACGTTCGCTCCGGCCGGATCGGCACGGTCACCGGCGTCCGCCCGTCCAGCCGTTACGGCGAGCTGGTCACCGAGGGCAACGCGGTCACCCAGTTCGCCGAGAAGCCCCCGGCGACCGGCTGGGTCAGCGGCGGCTACTTCGTCTTCGAGCGCGAATTCGTCGACAAGTACCTCGACGACGACCCGTCCACGATGCTCGAGCGCCACCCGCTGCAGCAGCTCGCCCGGGACAACCAGCTCACCCTGCACACGCACGAGGGGTTCTGGATGGGCATGGACACCTTCCGCGACTGGACCGAGCTCAACCAGCTGTGGGACGCGGGCTCGGCGCCGTGGCGCGTCTGGGCCGACTGA
- a CDS encoding DUF4910 domain-containing protein: MSTAPLSPGPLTTAGIEAVGHRLYDLVAALTPPLRSITGNGVRATLDLVRAALPAQIPFTVHEVPSGTPVLDWTVPREWNVAGARLVGPDGRVVLDVADNPLHLLGYSTPVRARMPLSELRQHLYSMPDRPDWVPYRTSYYNDAWGFCLTDRQLAALPEGEYQVEIDTSLTDGSLTYGEIVLPGSTDEEFLVTTHTCHPAMANDNSSGIAVAAELASALAARERRFTYRLLFIPGTIGSITWLARNPAAVGRIRHGLVLTGLGDRGAPTYKRSRRGDAVVDRAAARALAETGRPHRVVGFSPYGYDERQFCSPGFDLPVGRFGRSQHGEYPEYHTSADNLDFVTPESLADSFAILSRTMEICEADRVWRNTSPYGEPQLGRRGLYRSIGATMNRASIEMGLLWVLNLADGTRTLLDIAERAELPFDAVANAADALAGVGLLTEDGPAVDSPDTAPIAAPATVAPPVAVTPEPAVVIR; encoded by the coding sequence ATGAGTACCGCTCCCCTGAGTCCTGGTCCGCTGACCACCGCCGGCATCGAGGCGGTCGGGCACCGGCTGTACGACCTCGTCGCCGCCCTCACGCCCCCCCTGCGCTCCATCACCGGTAACGGGGTGCGCGCCACGCTCGACCTCGTGCGTGCCGCGCTGCCCGCGCAGATCCCGTTCACCGTGCACGAGGTGCCCTCGGGCACGCCGGTGCTGGACTGGACGGTCCCGCGGGAGTGGAACGTCGCCGGCGCGCGGCTCGTCGGGCCGGACGGGCGGGTCGTCCTCGACGTCGCCGACAACCCCCTGCACCTGCTCGGCTACAGCACGCCCGTGCGGGCCCGGATGCCGCTCAGCGAGCTGCGCCAGCACCTGTACTCGATGCCGGACCGGCCCGACTGGGTCCCCTACCGGACGTCCTACTACAACGACGCGTGGGGTTTCTGCCTCACCGACCGCCAGCTCGCGGCGCTGCCCGAGGGCGAGTACCAGGTCGAGATCGACACCTCGCTCACCGACGGATCGCTGACCTACGGCGAGATCGTGCTGCCGGGGAGCACCGACGAGGAGTTCCTCGTCACCACGCACACCTGCCACCCTGCGATGGCCAACGACAACTCCTCCGGCATCGCCGTGGCCGCCGAGCTGGCATCCGCGCTGGCCGCGCGGGAACGCCGGTTCACCTACCGGCTGCTGTTCATCCCGGGGACGATCGGCTCGATCACCTGGCTGGCCCGCAATCCGGCCGCGGTCGGGCGGATCCGGCACGGCCTGGTACTCACCGGCCTCGGTGACCGGGGCGCGCCGACCTACAAGCGCAGCCGGCGCGGCGACGCGGTCGTCGACCGGGCCGCGGCGCGCGCCCTCGCCGAGACCGGGCGGCCGCACCGGGTCGTCGGCTTCTCCCCCTACGGCTACGACGAGCGCCAGTTCTGCTCGCCCGGCTTCGACCTGCCGGTGGGCCGGTTCGGCCGCAGCCAGCACGGCGAGTACCCGGAGTACCACACGTCGGCCGACAACCTCGACTTCGTGACGCCGGAGTCGCTGGCGGACTCGTTCGCCATCCTCAGCCGGACGATGGAGATCTGCGAGGCCGACCGGGTCTGGCGCAACACCTCCCCCTACGGGGAGCCCCAGCTCGGCCGGCGCGGGCTGTACCGCTCGATCGGCGCGACGATGAACCGCGCGTCGATCGAGATGGGCCTGCTGTGGGTGCTCAACCTCGCGGACGGCACCCGCACTTTGCTCGACATCGCCGAGCGGGCCGAGCTGCCGTTCGACGCGGTCGCCAACGCCGCGGACGCGCTGGCCGGCGTCGGCCTGCTCACCGAGGACGGCCCGGCCGTCGACTCACCCGACACCGCTCCCATCGCGGCACCCGCCACGGTCGCACCGCCCGTCGCCGTCACGCCCGAACCCGCGGTAGTGATCAGGTGA